A DNA window from Pseudomonas tohonis contains the following coding sequences:
- a CDS encoding hydrogen peroxide-inducible genes activator, with the protein MTLTELRYAVALADTQHFGRAAERCHVSQSTLSVGIKRLEDDLGVALFERARGAVQLTPIGHSVVERAQRVLVEANGVLELAHVGRNQLGSSLRIGAIYTIGPYLFPHLIPQLHTVAPQMPLYIEENFTHVLRERLREGELDAIIVALPFTEPDVLTKVLYDEALCVLLPAEHPLAAEQRLSADALEDAGLLILGEGHCFRERVLEVCPATQRASVESSSLETIRHMVASGLGVSVLPHSAVSGHHYSPGSVAIRHFSAPVPFRQVAIAWRASFPRPRAIDVLADSVRLCSVSRGPNVEV; encoded by the coding sequence ATGACCTTGACCGAACTGCGTTACGCCGTGGCCTTGGCCGATACGCAACACTTCGGCCGCGCCGCCGAGCGCTGCCACGTCAGCCAGTCCACCCTCTCGGTGGGCATCAAGCGGCTGGAGGACGACCTGGGGGTCGCCCTGTTCGAACGCGCCCGGGGCGCGGTGCAGCTCACCCCCATCGGCCACAGCGTCGTCGAGCGCGCCCAGCGCGTGCTGGTGGAAGCCAACGGAGTGCTGGAACTGGCCCACGTCGGCCGCAACCAGCTGGGTTCGTCGCTGCGCATCGGCGCCATCTACACCATCGGCCCGTACCTGTTCCCGCACCTGATCCCCCAACTGCACACCGTGGCGCCGCAGATGCCGCTGTACATCGAGGAGAACTTCACCCACGTGCTGCGCGAGCGGCTGCGGGAGGGCGAGCTGGACGCCATCATCGTCGCCTTGCCGTTCACCGAGCCCGACGTGCTGACCAAGGTGCTCTATGACGAAGCCCTGTGCGTGCTGTTGCCCGCCGAGCACCCCCTGGCGGCGGAGCAGCGTCTGTCGGCGGATGCGCTGGAGGATGCCGGGCTGCTGATCCTCGGCGAGGGGCACTGCTTCCGCGAGCGCGTGCTGGAGGTGTGCCCGGCCACCCAGCGCGCCAGCGTGGAATCCAGCTCCCTGGAGACCATCCGCCACATGGTCGCCTCCGGCCTCGGCGTCTCCGTGCTGCCGCACTCGGCGGTCTCCGGCCATCACTATTCGCCGGGCAGCGTGGCCATCCGTCATTTCAGCGCGCCAGTGCCGTTCCGCCAGGTGGCCATCGCCTGGCGCGCCAGCTTCCCGCGTCCCCGCGCGATCGACGTGCTGGCCGACTCGGTCAGGCTCTGCTCGGTTTCCCGTGGGCCGAACGTGGAGGTTTGA